From Pseudomonas sp. stari2:
ATGAAGCCTGCGCCTACTATGCGCAGATCCTGAAAGCCAGAATCTCCAGAACCCTCGTCTGGGAGCGGGGCGGTCTGCACGTTCGCTATGCGGTTGCGCTGATCGGCCAGGAGCGTTTCATGCTGGTCCAGCCATTGGCGGGCAACCTCAAGGAGCTGCTGGATTCGTCGGGGGAGGGGATGATCTATCGCCATTGCTATTCGACGCCGGACATCGAGAAAGCCTATGACGAACTGGTAGTCGCCGGCGTGCAGCCCGAAGACGAAAACGGACAGCCATTGGAGCGCGCCAACCTGCAATCACCGTCCGGGACACGCATCATCTGGCTGCCCAAGCGCTTCGGACATTTTTCTATCGAGATTCTTGAAGAGCAGACGCTGGAGGCGTTCATCACATCTGCATTTGCCTGAGTTTTTTAATGGGGACAGATTTATTTTCATGATGAATCTGTCCCTATTGAAGTCCGTGATGCATCCGATTGCGCGCCTGCTCCGTACATTCAGCACCCTCATTCGGAGGGGCGAAGAATTCAGGAGACACACCATGCACTCGCTCATCAAACGCATTGCCATTGCCTGCTTCACATTGCTCTGCCTTGGCGCAGGATCGAGTTTTGCCGCTGACTCCGTGATGGTCGGCGGTGCAGCCATGTACCCGAACAAGACCATCGTTGAAAACGCCGTCAACTCGAAGGATCACACGACGCTCGTTGCAGCGGTCAAGGCGGCCGGGCTGGTTGACACCCTCAACAGCAAGGGGCCGTTCACGGTCTTCGCGCCGACCAATGAAGCCTTCGCCAAGTTGCCCGCCGGCACCGTCGATACGCTCGTCAAACCGGAGTACAAGGCCGACCTGACCACGATCCTCACCTACCACGTCATTGCCGGCACTCACACGGCAAAACAACTGATGGATGACGCCAAGATGCACGGCGGCAAAGTCATGCTCAAAACCGTTCAGGGCGAATCCCTGACCGTCTTGCTGCGCGACGGCAAATTGTGGGTGGTTGACGCCAAAGGCGGGAAGGCTGCGATCACCAGTGCGGACGTGATGCAGTCCAATGGTGTGATTCATGTAGTGGATACGGTGCTGATGCCGAAGTAGTCTTTTTATTGGGGACAGATCTATTTTTAAATAAATCTGTCCCCAATAAGGGGCTTGGAATTGGCCAGTGTGCCCTCATAACAAGGGTTACCTCCAACATCCCCCGAGGGGAAGGACAGACCATGACCAGCCAAACCGAAACTGCCATCCTCGCCGGCGGCTGCTTCTGGGGCATGCAGGATCTGCTGCGGCGTTACCCCGGCGTCCTGCAGACGCGCGTCGGTTATTCCGGTGGCGATGTGCCGAATGCCACCTACCGCAATCATGGCAACCACGCCGAAGCCATCGAAATCGTCTTCGATCCTGCCGTTATCAGTTATCGGCAGATCCTGGAGTTCTTCTTTCAGATCCATGATCCCACCACGCCCAACCGTCAGGGCAATGACATTGGTCCCAGCTATCGTTCGGCGATCTATTACCTCAACGAACAGCAACGCGATGTCGCTGAAGACACTGCTGCCGATGTCGATGCTTCCCGCTTGTGGCCAGGGCGAGTGGTGACCGAAATCGAACCGGCCGGGCCGTTCTGGGAGGCGGAGCCGGAGCACCAGGATTACCTGGAGAGGATTCCGAATGGCTACACCTGCCACTTCATACGCCCGAACTGGAAGCTTCCAAAACGGGCCTGAGATTCAGTAGCAACCTTGTGAAAAAGGAAAACCGGTCTGTTTTTATGAAAAACAGACCGGTTCTTTTTTGTTCGATATGCGGCCTTATGTCGCTCAGGCGCAGAGCGTGCCGAGCGCCGGGTTTCAAGACTTTGTTCGGGAAGATACTTTCACCAAAGGCTGACGCGATCGTGTTGTCGGGCCATGACGATCTGCAGCGGTCATAAACTGAAATGTCTGCGTCAGTTGTGGATTGATTACAGGGCATTTCAAAGAGCGGTTCTGGCACAAGATAGCTATCCCGCATCTTGTCCAAAGGGGCAGTTTTCCTGCGTGCTTGCGTAAATCCCAAGGCGACGATGTTTTTCACCGCGCTGTTCCCGCAGTTCATCGACCAGGGCGCGACGCTGTTGCCACAGTTCCTGATCCTGACGTCGATTTTCATGGCGCTGTCGGTGACGTCTCTGACGCTTTACGCTGCGCTCGCATCCCGGGCCAAAGGCGTGTTGACCCGTCCGGCTTTTTCCCGTTGGGTCAGCCGGGTGGTGGGGTCGACGTTCATCGGCTTCGGCGCAGCGATCCTGACCATGCGCCGGCAGGCTGCCTGAGGGGCAGCCTCTATCTCTAACGTCAGCGGGTCATAAAGCTTCGAATCGCCTGAGTGGTTTCCACCGGTGCTTCTTCCATCAGCCAGTGGCCCGCTTTGGCAATCACCACTTCGGTGACGTTGTCGGCGGCGTTGCGCATCACG
This genomic window contains:
- a CDS encoding VOC family protein gives rise to the protein MDLKFSHVDVLVNNLDEACAYYAQILKARISRTLVWERGGLHVRYAVALIGQERFMLVQPLAGNLKELLDSSGEGMIYRHCYSTPDIEKAYDELVVAGVQPEDENGQPLERANLQSPSGTRIIWLPKRFGHFSIEILEEQTLEAFITSAFA
- a CDS encoding fasciclin domain-containing protein, translated to MHSLIKRIAIACFTLLCLGAGSSFAADSVMVGGAAMYPNKTIVENAVNSKDHTTLVAAVKAAGLVDTLNSKGPFTVFAPTNEAFAKLPAGTVDTLVKPEYKADLTTILTYHVIAGTHTAKQLMDDAKMHGGKVMLKTVQGESLTVLLRDGKLWVVDAKGGKAAITSADVMQSNGVIHVVDTVLMPK
- the msrA gene encoding peptide-methionine (S)-S-oxide reductase MsrA; translation: MTSQTETAILAGGCFWGMQDLLRRYPGVLQTRVGYSGGDVPNATYRNHGNHAEAIEIVFDPAVISYRQILEFFFQIHDPTTPNRQGNDIGPSYRSAIYYLNEQQRDVAEDTAADVDASRLWPGRVVTEIEPAGPFWEAEPEHQDYLERIPNGYTCHFIRPNWKLPKRA